One genomic window of Onychostoma macrolepis isolate SWU-2019 chromosome 25, ASM1243209v1, whole genome shotgun sequence includes the following:
- the gins3 gene encoding DNA replication complex GINS protein PSF3: protein MDSQSYMPVPPGIGMEDNFFSLDDILLSHERLPCSTESAFPRLGFLEKSSETRDIPEGTKMEMPLWLAKGLYERKRRVLSVELPKVYREGWRTVFGADPTVVDLHKMGPYYYGLGSQLLHFDSPENPEIANTILQTFIGRFRRTMDSSQNAYNEDTSALVERLDCLERSLFKAGQSGLNSFQLWEKGRSSHLTASSLVINYRKRKITDLQA, encoded by the exons atggaCTCGCAATCCTACATGCCTGTTCCCCCGGGGATCGGAATGGAGGATAATTTCTTTTCTCTCGATGATATTTTACTTTCTCACGAGCGCCTGCCGTGCAGTACTGAGAGCGCGTTCCCGCGACTCGGGTTCCTCGAGAAATCCAGCGAGACACGCGACATACCAGAG GGCACAAAGATGGAGATGCCACTGTGGCTGGCCAAGGGCCTGTATGAAAGGAAGAGGCGAGTGCTGTCCGTGGAGCTGCCAAAGGTGTATCGTGAGGGCTGGAGAACAGTGTTCGGGGCAGATCCCACTGTTGTAGACTTGCACAAAATGGGTCCGTATTACTATGGTTTAGGCTCCCAGTTGCTACATTTTGACAGCCCAGAAAACCCAGAGATTGCTAATACCATCCTCCAG ACCTTCATTGGTCGTTTCCGCCGGACCATGGACTCTTCCCAGAATGCTTACAATGAAGACACATCAGCGCTGGTGGAGCGCTTGGACTGCTTAGAGAGGAGCTTGTTTAAAGCAGGCCAGAGTGGACTAAATAGTTTCCAACTGTGGGAAAAGGGCCGGTCCTCTCACCTCACTGCCTCTAGTCTAGTTATCAACTACAGAAAGAGGAAAATTACAGACCTGCAGGCCTGA